AATACAGACGATTTAATTAAGAAGTTTATTGATCCTAATGTTAGTATTATTGTAACTACTATTCAGAAATTAAACAATGCTATATCTGGTAGAAATGTATCAAAGATGAAATCCATAAAGGACATGCGTATGGTTTTTATTTTTGATGAATGTCATCGCTCTCAATTTGGTGATACCCATAAAAATATAGTACAATATTTTACTAATATTCAATTATTTGGTTTTACAGGAACCCCAATATTAGCTGAGAATGCTAATGGAGAGAAAACAACAGCAAGTCTTTTTGGAAACTGTTTGCATAAGTATGTTATTACTGATGCAATACGCGATGAGAATGTCTTGAAGTTTTCGGTTGAGTACATTCAAACATTTAAGAAGAAGGATCATATCATTGATTTACAAATAGAGCAAATTAATGAAGCTGAAGTTTATGAAGCTCCTGAGCGTAAAGAAGCTATTGTAGATTATATTGTGCAATATCACAATCAAAAAACACAAAATAAAAAGTTCTGTGCGATGATGTGTGTACAGGATATTGACGCAGTTATCCAATATTATGAGATTTTTAAAAGAAAGAAACAGGATGGAGAACACGATTTAAAGATTGCTACTATATTTAGTTTTGCTCAAAATGAAGATGAGATGGAAGAGCAAGTTGTAAATCAGCTAAATATGGCTGCTGAATCACCTCTTGAATATCAGAGCAATTATGTTCCTCATCGAAGAGAATTGCTTGAGTTATATGTCGACGATTTTAATAATCAGTTTGAAGAAAAACATAATATAAAGGATACAGAAGGTTTCTATAACTATTACAATGCTGTGGCAAAGAAATCAAAACAAAATGAAACAGATATTCTTTTGGTTGCTAATATGTTTTTAACGGGATTTGATAGCAAATATTTAAATACACTATATGTAGACAAGAATTTACAATACCATGGGCTTATTCAAGCCTTTAGTCGTACAAATAGAATTTTAGATAAGAATAAGACACAAGGGAATATAGTATGCTTCCGCAATTTGAAGGAGAAGACTGATCAAGCAATTGCTTTGTTTAGTAATAAAGAAGCTATTGATGAGATTATTGTAGAACCTTATGAAAAGTACGTTGAGAAATTTAATGAAGCTACAGAAAAACTTTTAGAACTTGTACCAGGAGTTGATGCTGTAGACGGACTATATTCTGAGGATGAAAAGTTGAAATTTATCTTAGCATTTCGTGCTCTTATAAGACTTCATAAGAAGATGACTCATTTTACTGAGTTTAATTGGGAAGATTTAGATTTAGAAGAACAAATATTTGCTGATTACACTAGTAAGTATTTAGATTTAAAAGACAAGTTAAGCTCTGATACTTCTGCACCAGAAAAAACTTCAATTCTAAATGATATTGATTTTGAATTAGAACTTATTAGAAGAGATACAATTAATGTGAATTATATTCTCCAGTTATTAATTACATTCAAATCAAAACAAACAGATAAGGATAAAGAAACTATTGAAAAAGAAATATCTAATTTATTGAATACAGAAGTATCTCTTCGAAGTAAACGCGAACTAATAGAGAAGTTTATTCAAGAAAATTTACCTCTAATAGAAGATACCGATAATATCACAGAAGAGTTTGATAAATTCTGGGTTAAAGAACAAGAATCAGCACTGGTTAAATTAGTTCAGACAGAAAACTTATATAGAGATCAAACAGAGAAATTAATAGAGAATTATTTGTTTTCTGAGAGAGAACCTTTACGAGATGATTTACTGAGCTTAAGAAAAGATGGAAAACCAAGTGTTCTAAAATTTAAAGAAACAGGTGATCGTATTTTAGGAAAGATTATGGGATTTGTGGACACTTTTGTAAATGGAATATCGGGACATTAAAAAAATAGAGATTTCTTGTTTGATCGATAGTAAAGAAGTGTTTATGCTAATAACTAATTAAGTTTTTTATTAGAACATGTTTACTTGGAGGTTTGATTTTTCTTATCTAAATAAGTTATTATTTCAGATGTTTTTGTTTGAGATAAGGTGTTACTATTCAATAAACAAAATATTTAATCATATGAAAAGAAATTTTGTCACAAATATTGATTAAATTTGTGACAAATATACATGTTTTTTTATGAGTGAATCTGTTAGTAATCAGGTTTTAGAGAAGATTTCTAAATCTAAACGTGGCGAAATTTTTTTCGCTAATGATTTTATTAAATATGGCACATCTGATAATATTCGCCAAGTACTTTCACGTTTAGAAAAAGAAAAACTTATTGAACGACTAGCCCAAGGTATTTATATAAAACCTAAGCAAGATTCTTTGTTAGGAACAATATATCCAGGTATAGAGGAAATTGCAAATGAGATTGCAAAAAGAGATAAGGTGCGTATAGCTCCAACTGGTGTATTAGCATTATATCTATTGGGACTAACAACTCAAATACCATTAAAGACTGTTTATTTGACTGACGGGTCTCAAAGAGAAATTAAGGTTGGAAATAGGAAGATTAATTTTAAGAGGACTGTCCCTAAAAATCTTATGATAAAAGATAATCTATTACATTTAGTAGTGCAGGCTTTTAAAGAAAAAGGGCAAAAACAAATTACAGATTCTTTTTTAAATACTATTAAATTAACTATTGATAAAATAGATCAGCAAGTGATAGAATCTCAATTGAAATTTGCTCCAGTTTGGATTCAAAAAGAAATTAAAAAACTTTATTATAAAGAGGAGTATGTGGATTAATTTATCAGAAGAGCAAAGAGTTACTGTACTAAAACAAGCTGAAGCAGTTTATGGACTACCAGCTTTTGTAATAGAGAAAGATTGGTGGGTTTGTATTCTTTTAAAGGCAATATTTCAATCTAAATATGCAGGTTCTATTATATTTAAAGGAGGAACTTCACTGAGTAAGGCTTATAGTTTAATACAACGATTCTCAGAAGATATTGACTTGATTATTGACAGACGTTTATTGGGGTTTGATGAGCTTGATTCTAAAACACAAATAAAAAAACTTAGAAAGGCTTCTGGGGGATTTATTATTAATGAATTTAGAGAAGAGTTAATACATCAATTAACTGAGTTGGGAGTAAATCCGAGTTTATATGAAATTAAGTATAACAATCATGTTGATGATACAAGTGACCCCAATACTTTAGAGGTTTATTATCAATCAAGTGTCCCTGCTACTAATGCATATATTCAACAGCGTGTTTTACTTGAAATGGGGGCTAGATCGTTAACTGAGCCAGCTGAGTCAAAATCTATTATTTCATATATTGATTCGGAATTTTCAAAATCGCCTTTTGCTATGCCTACATTTAATGTAGAAGTTGTTGTTCCCACTCGTACTTTAATTGAGAAAGTATTGTTATTGCACGAAGAATTCTCAAAGCCTATTGAAAATATTAGAACTGATCGATTGACTAGGCATTTTTATGACATAGACAAAATTATGGATTCAGAATTTGGTGAACAAGCAATAGTTGATGATGATTTGTTTACTAATATTGTTGAACATCGACAAAAAGTAACGCCTTTAAGAGGGATAGATTACTCAAATCATAAAAAAGGTAAATTGAGTATTTTACCTCCAGAAGAACTACTTGAAAGATGGGCAGAAGACTATAAAACAATGCAAGAGCATATGATCATTGGAAATAGTTTAAACTGGACTGATTTACTTAATCGTTTAAAGGAGATCGAAAATAAATTTAATAAGATTTAAAAACTCAACTTTGTTAGTTGTCACACAAAAATACAAAGGTTTTAAGATCATTATTTATAAAATATATGGAAATCGATAAATCCCTTTCCATATAATAAAACAGCCCCAACTATCCATGTAATAGTTGGGGCTGTTTCATTTCATTCACTTTCCATCATTTTTATTATATCTTCATACCTATAAAATATAAGTCCACCTATCTTCTTAAATGGTATGGTACCATTTATTCTCATATTTTGTAAGGTACCAGGAGAAATACCAAGAAGTTTTCTTACTTCATAGCTTTTAATCCATTGTTTTATCTCTTGGTCTTTCTTTCTATTAAAAGGGCTATACCTTCTTATCTCAGTAATAATCTCTTGTTTAAAAATCTCAAGGTCTTCTTTTGTAATAAAATCTACTTTCATAATTAATAGTATTTAGGGTTAGTTTTGATTTGTTTTAAGCCGTTATAAGCTTAGTTCTAACCCTAAATAACAATTTGTATGTACTGGTTTAGTTCTGTTGTCTTTGGAAGGTTTAATTTGACTCTTCAAAGTTGTATTTGTGATTTTCCTGAATAAGTCTTCTTTCTCTTAGGTTGTCCATATCTTCACCCAGTTTATGTTCTAATACCTTCGCATAGATTTGAGTTGTTTTAATAGCGGTATGTCCAAGCATTTTGCTAACAGACTCAATTGGTACACCATTGTTTAGTGTAACAGTCGTAGCAAAGGTATGTCTGGCTAAGTGGAAAGATAAGTTCTTATCTATTTCACAAATAATAGCAATCTCTTTTAAGTAACCATTCATTCGTTGGTTACTAATAACAGGAAATAGTTTGCCTTTGGCAAAAGCCACAGGATGCTCTTTGTATTTTTCAATTAGTTCTAAGGCTTCAGGTAAGAGAGGTACCCTAACTGGTATTTTAGTTTTCTCTCTACTTGATATAATCCAATCTTTTCCATCACTTCCTTTTGTTATGTTTTGTGGTGCTAAGTGAAAGATATCTATATAAGCTAAGCCAGTATAACAACTAAACAAAAACATATCAAGAACGGATTGTAATCGTTCAATAGCGAAATTCTTGTTGACAAGGATTTCAAGTTCTGATTTAGTTAGGTGTCCTCTTTCTGTCTTTTCAAATTGAAGTTTATATTTGGTAAAGGGATCTTTCTCCATCCATTCCATTGTGATAGCTAAGTTGATTAACTTTTTAAACCTTTCAATGTGTTTCATAATACCATTGTTATTTAATGGTTGATGCTTGTGAATAGGTTTACAGTTTCTCAAGAAGTTTTCAAAGTCAAAGATAAATTTGTAGTTAATCTCGCTTAAATAGATGTCAGTTCGATTGTGTACTTTACGCAAATAGTTTTTAAGGTACTTTTCCGTAGAGAAGTAGTTCTTTAGGGTACCATAAGCTAATTTACTTGTAGCTATCTCTCTGTGATAGTCTATAAGCTTTAAAAGTGATGATTCTGTATCATCATGTCCAAGAAAGATGTTTTTAACAGCTCCAATAGAGACAACTCTTTTTTGTTGAACTAATTGATGATAGGCATCTGTAATGAGGGAACGTACTCGCTCAATATGTGCGTTGATTCGAACCGTGTCCTCACTTTTTCCTTTTGCTTTTCCTTTAATGTTATCCCAAGAAGTAGGGGATATTTTTAGTTTTAAAGAAATTTCTGTTCGTTGCCCATTTACTGTAACCCTAGCGTATATAAGGGATGGGACTGTTTTGTTTGAATTAGAAACACGTATAATGAAGTGTATTCCAAATGTGTTTTTTGTTTTCATATCAATCTATTTTAATGTTAACCGAACTGTTTTGATATGGTTTTTAAAAACTACTCACCTGAATAGTACTCAAACAAGACCAAAAAGCACTGAATTAAACTAAAATAAATTGTATTTAATTTATTGAAATACAATTAGTTAAACTCGATTCGGTGAGCTAATTTACCTTTTAAAAATAGCTCACCTAATAGCTCACATTTAGATTGATTTACAATGGATTATTATGATATATTTAAAAATAAAAAAATCCGTAAGTAATTGATACTTACGGATTTAGGCACATTCTGATACCCTAAAAGTCGGGGTGGCAGGATTCGAACCTGCGACCTCCTGGTCCCAAACCAGGCGCGATGACCGGGCTACGCTACACCCCGAAGAAGCGGAGAGACAGGGACTCGAACCCTGGCGACCGTTACCAGTCGACAGATTAGCAATCTGCTCCGTTACCACTCCGGCAC
The window above is part of the Myroides odoratus DSM 2801 genome. Proteins encoded here:
- a CDS encoding site-specific integrase; the encoded protein is MKTKNTFGIHFIIRVSNSNKTVPSLIYARVTVNGQRTEISLKLKISPTSWDNIKGKAKGKSEDTVRINAHIERVRSLITDAYHQLVQQKRVVSIGAVKNIFLGHDDTESSLLKLIDYHREIATSKLAYGTLKNYFSTEKYLKNYLRKVHNRTDIYLSEINYKFIFDFENFLRNCKPIHKHQPLNNNGIMKHIERFKKLINLAITMEWMEKDPFTKYKLQFEKTERGHLTKSELEILVNKNFAIERLQSVLDMFLFSCYTGLAYIDIFHLAPQNITKGSDGKDWIISSREKTKIPVRVPLLPEALELIEKYKEHPVAFAKGKLFPVISNQRMNGYLKEIAIICEIDKNLSFHLARHTFATTVTLNNGVPIESVSKMLGHTAIKTTQIYAKVLEHKLGEDMDNLRERRLIQENHKYNFEESN
- a CDS encoding nucleotidyl transferase AbiEii/AbiGii toxin family protein, which gives rise to MWINLSEEQRVTVLKQAEAVYGLPAFVIEKDWWVCILLKAIFQSKYAGSIIFKGGTSLSKAYSLIQRFSEDIDLIIDRRLLGFDELDSKTQIKKLRKASGGFIINEFREELIHQLTELGVNPSLYEIKYNNHVDDTSDPNTLEVYYQSSVPATNAYIQQRVLLEMGARSLTEPAESKSIISYIDSEFSKSPFAMPTFNVEVVVPTRTLIEKVLLLHEEFSKPIENIRTDRLTRHFYDIDKIMDSEFGEQAIVDDDLFTNIVEHRQKVTPLRGIDYSNHKKGKLSILPPEELLERWAEDYKTMQEHMIIGNSLNWTDLLNRLKEIENKFNKI
- a CDS encoding helix-turn-helix domain-containing protein, with the protein product MKVDFITKEDLEIFKQEIITEIRRYSPFNRKKDQEIKQWIKSYEVRKLLGISPGTLQNMRINGTIPFKKIGGLIFYRYEDIIKMMESE
- a CDS encoding DUF6088 family protein; amino-acid sequence: MSESVSNQVLEKISKSKRGEIFFANDFIKYGTSDNIRQVLSRLEKEKLIERLAQGIYIKPKQDSLLGTIYPGIEEIANEIAKRDKVRIAPTGVLALYLLGLTTQIPLKTVYLTDGSQREIKVGNRKINFKRTVPKNLMIKDNLLHLVVQAFKEKGQKQITDSFLNTIKLTIDKIDQQVIESQLKFAPVWIQKEIKKLYYKEEYVD
- a CDS encoding type I restriction endonuclease subunit R, with product MSKQSEQFLEEQLVIQLQKMGYKYVSIANEAELLANLKIQLEKHNRIEFSDSEFEKVLNILNKGSVFEKAKTLREKKQHIIRDNGDNLYFEFLNVEHWCQNEYQVTNQITQEGKYVNRYDVTLLINGLPLVQIELKRRGLELKEAFNQINRYQKHSYGSGKALFQYVQLFVISNGINTKYYSNFGTHTPEFLQTFHWTDELNNPLNNILNGFTDRFLEPCHVSKMICKYIVLNETDKRLMVLRPYQYYAVESIIKKVTENEVLNGYNIEKNGYIWHTTGSGKTLTSFKASQILSNIPAIRKVVFVVDRKDLDYQTNQEYDKFSKGSVSSATNTDDLIKKFIDPNVSIIVTTIQKLNNAISGRNVSKMKSIKDMRMVFIFDECHRSQFGDTHKNIVQYFTNIQLFGFTGTPILAENANGEKTTASLFGNCLHKYVITDAIRDENVLKFSVEYIQTFKKKDHIIDLQIEQINEAEVYEAPERKEAIVDYIVQYHNQKTQNKKFCAMMCVQDIDAVIQYYEIFKRKKQDGEHDLKIATIFSFAQNEDEMEEQVVNQLNMAAESPLEYQSNYVPHRRELLELYVDDFNNQFEEKHNIKDTEGFYNYYNAVAKKSKQNETDILLVANMFLTGFDSKYLNTLYVDKNLQYHGLIQAFSRTNRILDKNKTQGNIVCFRNLKEKTDQAIALFSNKEAIDEIIVEPYEKYVEKFNEATEKLLELVPGVDAVDGLYSEDEKLKFILAFRALIRLHKKMTHFTEFNWEDLDLEEQIFADYTSKYLDLKDKLSSDTSAPEKTSILNDIDFELELIRRDTINVNYILQLLITFKSKQTDKDKETIEKEISNLLNTEVSLRSKRELIEKFIQENLPLIEDTDNITEEFDKFWVKEQESALVKLVQTENLYRDQTEKLIENYLFSEREPLRDDLLSLRKDGKPSVLKFKETGDRILGKIMGFVDTFVNGISGH